In the genome of Oscillospiraceae bacterium, the window CAATTTTCAATCTTTGATAAGCTTTAACTTTGTAAACAGAGAAATTATGCGCTTGCCTTTCGGAAGAAGGATGAGATCGTCCCGGCTTATCCCTCCGATGGCGCACAACACAACCACATACACGACAATAGCAAGAACAATGGATACTGCCGTGGCTATCCTGCCTTTATGGATAAGGCTGAGCGCGGTATAAAACATAACAGCGGACAAACCGCACGCGGCAGAGGCCAAAAACGGCTTCATAAGCACTTCGGAAAGCGACGGACGCAGACCCGTGAATTTCGCGATAAATGCAAAATTCATACAAAGCATTACGAAATAGCACAGGATCGTGCTTATCGGCGTTCCGTATATACCAATCGACGGTATTCCGATTAAAATGTAAGCACTTACAAATTTTATCAATACTCCGACAAACGTGGATATTATGCTGAGTCTTTCATACCCGTGTCCCTGCAGCACGGCTCCGGTCACGGCTATCATACCCACAAAGAATACGGCAATCGCCAGCACAGACAACAGCGGAGCCGCGACATCAAGACTCGTGACCTGCTTGCCTGCCGCATTTATGTAAATAACGGCGTTATTTGTATACAAAAACGATAATACCGGACGTGCCATTGCAGACAGCCCTATGGCGCATGGGACTGAAATCACCGATACTATGCGCATTGTGGAAATGACGATATGCTTCAGCTTTTTCTTGTCTCCGAGAGTAACCGCCGCGGAAACCGTCGGAATAAGGCTTATTGAAAACGGATATATAAGTGTCGGCGGCAGGTTATACATGGTGACAGATTTACTCGTGTAAGCTCCGAACATTTTTATAGCTGACTGCTCGTCAACTCCACAGTTGATAAGGCGGCTGACGACAAGAGATGTATCGATGACTCCGGTAAGACTCATTATGGATGAAGCAACCGTTATCGGTATTGCGATTGATATAAGCTCTTTTGTGAGCTGCCTTGATGTTTTCATCTTTTCAGGCGGATCAAGACGCGAGTCACGCGCTTTTTCATCCCGCTGTGAAAAATATTTTGCGATAATCAGCGACAAACAGCTGAACACAACACCTACCGTCACGCCGAGAATCACATATGCGGCGACCTCTGATTCCGAGCAGCCGCTGTCTATTGCGATTTTTCCGGCGGCGAGACCGATGAACAGCTTGCCCAAAGCCTCTATCGTCTGCGAGAAAGCCGTCGGAGTCATATTTTGATGCCCCTGGAAATACCCTCTGAAGGAGCTTATAATGCAGATGAAAAATACGGTTGGAGAGATAGCCAGAATCGGTCTGAAAGCCTCCGGCATTTCAGCCATATTCGCAAACACCCTGGAAAGAGCAGCCATAATGGCCGTCCCGGTAATACCAAGTATGAAAAAGAGCCTGAACGAAATTTTAAATATGCGGTTGATTTCTGTTTTGTTGTTTCTGGCGTTCGCCGCCGCGATCATTCTTGACACCGCGACCGGAAGACCGGAAGTAGATATCATAAAGAATAATACATAAAAGCTGTAGGCCGAATTAAAATATGCCATGGTCGTATCACCGACCATGTTTGTCAGCGGTATCTTAAACAACGCACCGATCAGCTTGATTAATATGTTTGCCGCCATCAGAATCATGGCTCCCTGAATGAAGCCCTGCTTTTTGACTGACATCTGATAAGTCCTTTCGGAATGTCTTTTTTAGCCGAGAAATTCGTGCAGAAGAGAATTAGGAGGAATCAAACAGTCGTCGATAGGAGCTACCTCCGATATTTTCGACGAAAG includes:
- a CDS encoding polysaccharide biosynthesis protein, whose amino-acid sequence is MSVKKQGFIQGAMILMAANILIKLIGALFKIPLTNMVGDTTMAYFNSAYSFYVLFFMISTSGLPVAVSRMIAAANARNNKTEINRIFKISFRLFFILGITGTAIMAALSRVFANMAEMPEAFRPILAISPTVFFICIISSFRGYFQGHQNMTPTAFSQTIEALGKLFIGLAAGKIAIDSGCSESEVAAYVILGVTVGVVFSCLSLIIAKYFSQRDEKARDSRLDPPEKMKTSRQLTKELISIAIPITVASSIMSLTGVIDTSLVVSRLINCGVDEQSAIKMFGAYTSKSVTMYNLPPTLIYPFSISLIPTVSAAVTLGDKKKLKHIVISTMRIVSVISVPCAIGLSAMARPVLSFLYTNNAVIYINAAGKQVTSLDVAAPLLSVLAIAVFFVGMIAVTGAVLQGHGYERLSIISTFVGVLIKFVSAYILIGIPSIGIYGTPISTILCYFVMLCMNFAFIAKFTGLRPSLSEVLMKPFLASAACGLSAVMFYTALSLIHKGRIATAVSIVLAIVVYVVVLCAIGGISRDDLILLPKGKRIISLFTKLKLIKD